The following are from one region of the Halorussus rarus genome:
- a CDS encoding sensor histidine kinase: MRNSSGLAGSVAVSGLGVGLFLLHAARAVGEDESLATLVFGVLLPMAVSVGVALGGVWLWRSGLAAAGARRVGTWCVVGVAVLGLGAVLIILYQRAHGATMVDRWFVVLDTATGGAFVGFVVGVYDAERRRQRRTIRARERALDELHARTRTLVETSDREAVASQAVEAARDILGFRINTCWLYDGADDVLRPVAQTDDADDLVGETPTYTGDDSLSWEAFRADETMVFDDVREAAGRHSEDTPIRSEIVLPLGEYGVMNVGSTEPGAFDEMDVSLARILAANTQTALERADREQELETARDEAERLNRQLTVLNRVFRHDLRNAANVIEGHADLLVEDATDEAAARSAATIREQAAGLVQTGDQIRDVERLLQNEGEERRVVDIAAVVGTQLDRVRRDYPTVVADGPDCDACRVYAHPLVESAIRNLFDNGVEHNDADEPRIDVTFDCGSEDGVTVRVADNGPGIPDEEVAVLERGYETPLDHASGLGLWLVNWIVRESGGAVSFDERTPRGSVVRLRFERAPPDAAAAADRDAAPSPER, from the coding sequence ATGCGCAATTCGAGCGGACTGGCCGGGTCGGTCGCCGTCTCCGGGCTCGGTGTCGGGCTGTTCCTCCTCCACGCCGCCCGCGCTGTCGGCGAAGACGAGTCGCTGGCGACCCTCGTCTTCGGCGTCCTCCTCCCGATGGCCGTCAGCGTCGGGGTGGCGCTCGGCGGCGTCTGGCTGTGGCGGAGCGGGCTCGCCGCCGCCGGCGCTCGCCGCGTCGGGACATGGTGCGTCGTGGGCGTCGCGGTCCTGGGTCTCGGTGCGGTCCTCATCATCCTCTACCAGAGGGCCCACGGAGCGACCATGGTCGACCGGTGGTTCGTCGTGCTCGACACCGCCACGGGCGGGGCCTTCGTCGGGTTCGTCGTCGGCGTGTACGACGCCGAGCGGCGCCGCCAGCGGCGGACGATCCGGGCGCGCGAACGGGCGCTCGACGAGCTCCACGCCAGGACCCGGACGCTGGTCGAGACGTCCGACAGGGAGGCTGTCGCCTCGCAGGCGGTCGAGGCCGCCCGAGACATCCTCGGCTTCCGCATCAACACGTGCTGGCTCTACGACGGCGCCGACGACGTGCTGCGTCCGGTCGCCCAGACCGACGACGCCGACGACCTGGTCGGAGAGACGCCGACCTACACCGGAGACGACAGCCTGTCGTGGGAGGCGTTCCGGGCGGACGAGACGATGGTGTTCGACGACGTGCGCGAGGCGGCGGGCCGACACAGCGAGGACACGCCGATCCGGAGCGAGATCGTGCTCCCGCTCGGCGAGTACGGGGTGATGAACGTCGGGTCGACCGAGCCCGGCGCGTTCGACGAGATGGACGTCTCGCTGGCCCGGATCCTGGCGGCGAACACCCAGACCGCGCTCGAGCGCGCGGACCGCGAACAGGAACTCGAGACCGCCCGGGACGAGGCCGAGCGGCTCAATCGACAGCTCACGGTACTGAACCGGGTGTTCCGCCACGACCTCCGGAACGCCGCGAACGTCATCGAGGGTCACGCCGACCTGCTGGTCGAGGACGCGACCGACGAGGCCGCGGCCCGGAGCGCGGCGACGATACGCGAGCAGGCCGCCGGGCTCGTCCAGACCGGCGACCAGATACGGGACGTCGAGCGCCTGCTCCAGAACGAGGGCGAGGAGCGACGGGTCGTCGACATCGCCGCCGTCGTCGGGACCCAGCTCGACCGCGTCCGGCGCGACTACCCGACGGTCGTCGCGGACGGTCCCGACTGTGACGCCTGCCGCGTGTACGCCCATCCGCTCGTGGAGTCGGCGATCAGGAACCTGTTCGACAACGGGGTCGAACACAACGACGCGGACGAGCCCCGCATCGACGTGACGTTCGACTGCGGGTCCGAAGACGGCGTGACGGTCCGGGTCGCCGACAACGGCCCCGGAATCCCGGACGAGGAGGTCGCGGTGCTCGAACGGGGGTACGAGACGCCGCTCGACCACGCGAGCGGGCTCGGGCTCTGGCTGGTGAACTGGATCGTCCGCGAGTCGGGCGGCGCGGTGTCGTTCGACGAGCGGACGCCCCGGGGGAGCGTCGTCCGCCTGCGGTTCGAGCGGGCGCCCCCGGACGCCGCGGCGGCGGCCGACCGCGACGCCGCGCCGTCCCCAGAGCGGTAG